The sequence below is a genomic window from Halolamina litorea.
TACTCCCACGTCGACGACAAGGACGACGAGGAGTGGGAGGCCCTCGAAGCGCGCGCCGAGACGGTCAGGGAGAAGGCCCGGAACGGGACGCTCTGAGCCGGCCCCGCGGTGGCGAACAGGTGGCCCGACGGCTCCGCGAGCCGGTGGGTCACGCTCCCGCCATGTTCGGCCCGCGGCGGCGTTCACCGCACGGCGAGGATGGTCGCGCTATCGCTGAAAAACTCCGGGCGGCGTCGACGGCCCTTGCGGCGCCGACGGCGCAGTCGCTGACGGCCGGTGAAAAACGGGTGAGAAGTGTGGGCGGCGTTAGTGCTGGTGCCCCATCGCCTCGCTAAGCGAGAGCCCGAAGCGCTCCTCGAAGAGCTCCTCGAGCGTGTCGTTGGCTTCCTGGATCTCGTCGCTCGTGCCACCGTCGGCGTGGTGGACGCGGGCGTGGGCCTGCTGGGCGAACGCCTGCAGCACGATGTCGCCGATGATCTGGGAGCCCTGCTCGTTCTTGTCTCGAAGCAGATCGAGCATCGCGGGGGGCACTTCGACCGTGTCAGTCTGTCCGCCGGGACCTTCGATGGTGTAGGTTTCCGTCTCGGCCATACCCGTCGATGGAGTCTCGGACGTAAGGCTCTGTGGGTCTCGGTCGAACGTTCACCTTCCGGAATGGACGCCGGCGGCCCCTTCGTCTCGGGCCGCCAGCGGCGAAAACCCCTCAGTCGTCGCCGATCATCCGCAGCGGCGACACCTTCAGTCGTCCCCGGTTGCCGCCTCGGGCGCGGCCTCGACGCCGAGTTCGCCGGCGCGCTCGCGCTCTTCCAGCCAGTCGTCGGCGTCGAGTGCCGCCTCGCTCCCCATGCCGGCGGCGGTCACCGCCTGCTGGTAGTGGTGGTCGACGACGTCGCCGGCGCCGAAGATACCGGGCACGTCCGTCGCCGTCTGCCCGCCGTCGCGGCCGCCCTGCGTGATGATGTAGCCCTCGTCGTCGCGCTGGACGCCGGTCCCTTCGAGGTAGTCCGCGTTCGGCGTGTGGCCGATGGCGTAGAACACCGCGCCCACGTCCATCTCGAAGGTCTCGACGCTCTCGTCGCCGGCGTCGAGTTTCTCCTTGGGGTGGCCCTCGGGGTGGCGCACCAGCGACGCGGTGTCGATGCCGTCCTCGGGGGTCCCGTTGATCTCGGTCAGTTCGGTGTTCCAGAGGATCTCGACGTCGCCGCTCTCGACTTTCTCCATGATGCGGTCGATCCAGTAGTCCTCGGCGCGGAACTCGTCGCGCCGGTGGGCGATGTAGACGGTGTCGGCGAACTTGGTGAGGAAGTTCGCCTCCTCCATGGCGGCGTCGCCGCCGCCGACGACGAGCATGTCCTCGC
It includes:
- a CDS encoding DUF7545 family protein produces the protein MAETETYTIEGPGGQTDTVEVPPAMLDLLRDKNEQGSQIIGDIVLQAFAQQAHARVHHADGGTSDEIQEANDTLEELFEERFGLSLSEAMGHQH
- a CDS encoding NAD(P)/FAD-dependent oxidoreductase produces the protein MTQHVEEAVEHRRLIVAGTGIAGLTAAIYAGRSNNEPLVFEGDEPGGQLTLTTEVDNYPGFPEGISGPELVNNMKEQAKRFGAETDHGIVADVTGLGESDDDTAAPPFRVEMRDGTVYTCDAFIAASGASARTLGVPGEDELMGYGLSTCATCDGAFFRGEDMLVVGGGDAAMEEANFLTKFADTVYIAHRRDEFRAEDYWIDRIMEKVESGDVEILWNTELTEINGTPEDGIDTASLVRHPEGHPKEKLDAGDESVETFEMDVGAVFYAIGHTPNADYLEGTGVQRDDEGYIITQGGRDGGQTATDVPGIFGAGDVVDHHYQQAVTAAGMGSEAALDADDWLEERERAGELGVEAAPEAATGDD